A window from Megasphaera vaginalis (ex Bordigoni et al. 2020) encodes these proteins:
- a CDS encoding conjugal transfer protein, with product MRKEDSMMKFRKNQNKEKQIPKEKKPRIYKVNPRKKVVIALWVLLGLSFSFAIFKHFTAIDTHTVHETTIIEKEYVDTHHVENFVENFAKVYYSWELNDKSIDNRMENLKAYLTEELQALNIDTVRKDIPVSSSVRGVQIWTVKADGENQFDVTYSVDQLITEGENIKTVHSAYELTVYVDSDGNMVLIKNPTITSVPEKSDYTPKIKESDGMVDSTTTNEINEFLTTFFKFYPTATVKELSYYVNDGILKPIRKDYVFQELVNPIYNRKDNQVTVSLAVKYLDQQTKATQVSQFDLVLEKVGNNWKIIK from the coding sequence ATGAGAAAGGAAGATTCAATGATGAAATTCAGAAAAAATCAGAATAAAGAAAAACAGATACCAAAGGAAAAGAAACCTCGTATCTACAAAGTCAATCCTCGTAAAAAGGTTGTAATTGCCTTATGGGTGCTTTTAGGGCTTAGTTTTAGCTTTGCGATATTTAAGCACTTTACAGCTATTGATACCCATACCGTTCACGAAACAACTATCATAGAAAAGGAATACGTTGATACTCATCATGTAGAAAATTTTGTAGAGAACTTTGCGAAAGTTTACTACTCATGGGAATTAAACGACAAATCTATTGATAATCGAATGGAAAACCTCAAAGCCTATCTGACAGAGGAACTTCAAGCTCTCAATATCGATACGGTTCGTAAAGATATTCCTGTATCGTCTTCTGTAAGAGGGGTTCAGATATGGACGGTAAAAGCGGATGGCGAAAACCAGTTTGATGTGACTTATAGTGTAGACCAGTTGATTACAGAGGGGGAAAATATAAAGACCGTCCATTCTGCTTATGAATTGACAGTCTATGTTGACAGTGATGGAAATATGGTTCTTATTAAAAATCCGACGATTACCAGCGTTCCAGAAAAATCAGATTATACACCAAAGATAAAAGAAAGTGATGGCATGGTTGATTCCACCACAACCAATGAAATCAATGAGTTTCTAACAACGTTCTTTAAATTCTACCCGACCGCAACCGTAAAAGAACTTTCTTACTACGTGAATGATGGGATTTTGAAGCCGATCAGAAAAGATTATGTCTTTCAAGAATTGGTAAATCCTATTTATAATCGCAAGGATAATCAAGTCACGGTATCACTGGCAGTAAAGTATCTCGACCAGCAGACCAAAGCAACGCAAGTATCTCAATTTGATTTGGTGCTAGAAAAGGTAGGAAATAACTGGAAGATTATAAAATAA
- a CDS encoding tetracycline resistance determinant leader peptide (regulates the transcription of tet(M) by attenuation) has translation MKYTENICMLMIVHLFPSDKSICHWDFLCLFGF, from the coding sequence ATGAAGTATACAGAAAATATCTGTATGCTTATGATTGTGCATTTATTTCCCAGTGATAAGAGTATCTGTCACTGGGATTTTTTATGCCTTTTTGGCTTTTGA
- a CDS encoding lysozyme family protein, translating into MKLKALVIGGSGLFLMVFSLLLFVAILFSDEQDGGFSNIHYGGVNVSAEVLAHKPMVEKYAREYGIEEYVNVLLAIIQVESGGTAEDVMQSSESLGLPPNSLSTEESIKQGVKYFSELLASRDRLGVDLESVIQSYNYGGGFLGYVANRGNKYTFELAQSFSKEYSDGEKVSYPNPIAIPINGGWRYNYGNMFYVQLVTQYLVTTQFNDNTVQAIMNEALKYEGWKYVYGGASPTTSFDCSGLTQWTYGKAGIKLPRTAQQQYDVTQHIPLSEAKAGDLVFFHSTYNAGSYITHVGIYLGDNRMFHAGDPIGYAYLTSSYWQQHLVRAGRIKQ; encoded by the coding sequence ATGAAACTGAAAGCTTTAGTGATTGGTGGTTCTGGGCTATTCTTGATGGTCTTCTCACTACTTCTGTTTGTTGCCATTTTATTTTCAGATGAACAAGATGGCGGTTTTTCAAACATTCACTATGGCGGTGTGAATGTTTCCGCAGAAGTGCTGGCTCATAAGCCTATGGTAGAAAAATACGCTAGAGAATATGGCATTGAAGAATACGTCAATGTACTGCTTGCTATTATACAGGTGGAATCGGGCGGTACTGCCGAAGATGTTATGCAGTCCTCGGAATCCCTTGGTCTACCACCCAATTCATTGAGTACAGAAGAATCCATCAAGCAAGGTGTGAAGTATTTCAGTGAATTATTAGCCAGTAGAGATAGGCTCGGTGTGGATTTGGAATCGGTTATCCAGTCCTACAATTATGGCGGTGGCTTCTTAGGGTATGTGGCTAATCGTGGAAACAAATATACCTTTGAACTGGCTCAAAGTTTCTCTAAGGAATATTCAGATGGCGAAAAAGTGTCCTATCCCAATCCAATAGCCATACCCATCAATGGGGGCTGGCGATATAACTATGGCAATATGTTTTATGTTCAGCTTGTTACGCAGTATCTTGTCACAACTCAATTTAATGATAATACGGTACAAGCCATCATGAACGAAGCACTGAAATATGAGGGTTGGAAGTATGTCTATGGCGGAGCTTCCCCGACTACTTCATTTGATTGTAGCGGACTGACACAATGGACGTATGGCAAAGCTGGGATTAAATTACCACGAACCGCACAACAACAATATGATGTGACCCAACATATCCCACTATCCGAAGCAAAAGCCGGCGATTTAGTTTTCTTTCATTCTACCTATAACGCTGGTTCTTATATTACTCATGTTGGCATATACCTTGGCGATAATCGAATGTTTCACGCAGGAGACCCTATCGGCTATGCCTACTTAACAAGCTCCTACTGGCAACAGCATTTAGTAAGAGCAGGACGAATCAAACAATGA